From the Candidatus Polarisedimenticolia bacterium genome, one window contains:
- a CDS encoding Nramp family divalent metal transporter, with product MSTEARALPTRSLEEVHSSVFVDHTSFWRRLFAFAGPAYLVSVGYMDPGNWATDIEGGARFGYELIWILLMSNAMAVLLQTLSARMGLASGMDLAQASRASFERPVGFALWILCEVAIAACDLAEVLGTIIGLNLLFGIPLMWGCFITLLDTFLLLAIQRLGIRKMEAFILTLVLTIGGCFLLEILLSHPQWGSVLQGFVPKLSGSNPYVFSHPEALFVAIGILGATVMPHNLYLHSALVQSRKIGRNPEAIRRACKYNLIDTTVALNAAFFVNAAILVMSAATFYTRGIEVTEIQQAHTLLAPLLGTAVASTAFAIALLCSGQSSTLTGTLAGQIVMEGFLQIRLKPWVRRLITRSIALIPAVIVIAITGESGTYKLLIVSQVILSLQLPFAIIPLIQVTSDRKRMGEFVSARWVRVLAWISAAIIIALNTKLVYDLLVEWMALPPPASTWTKFVALPIVVACLGLLLYITVRPFLPGRRATGVPVPLEASEVLSGLVVPQVKAAGLALDRSVNDKGVLAYAFGLVRDPSTELVLIHVLEGVGAQVYGSDAEGKDAAEARRYLDSLVADLQLRGIRARSILGYGVPSNALVEIAKQNKLDLLILGGHGHRLLGDMMKGQTISSVRHAVTIPVVTIRQPQGSEPSVP from the coding sequence ATGAGCACTGAAGCCCGCGCCCTGCCGACCCGTTCCCTCGAGGAAGTCCACTCCTCCGTCTTCGTCGACCACACCAGCTTCTGGCGCCGCCTGTTCGCCTTCGCGGGACCGGCGTATCTGGTCAGCGTCGGCTACATGGATCCCGGCAACTGGGCCACCGACATCGAGGGAGGGGCCCGGTTCGGCTACGAGCTGATCTGGATCCTGCTGATGTCGAACGCCATGGCCGTCCTGCTGCAGACGCTGTCGGCGCGCATGGGGCTGGCTTCGGGCATGGACCTGGCGCAGGCGAGCCGGGCCTCCTTCGAGCGGCCGGTGGGGTTCGCGCTCTGGATTCTGTGCGAGGTGGCGATCGCCGCCTGCGATCTGGCGGAAGTGCTCGGGACGATCATCGGCCTGAACTTGTTGTTCGGCATTCCCCTGATGTGGGGCTGCTTCATCACCCTGCTCGATACCTTCCTGCTCCTGGCCATCCAGAGGCTGGGCATCCGCAAGATGGAAGCCTTCATTTTGACACTGGTCCTGACGATCGGCGGCTGCTTCCTGCTGGAGATCCTGCTGTCGCATCCGCAGTGGGGCTCGGTGCTGCAGGGCTTCGTCCCCAAGCTGTCGGGCTCCAACCCTTACGTCTTCTCGCACCCCGAGGCGCTGTTCGTGGCCATCGGCATCCTCGGGGCGACCGTCATGCCGCACAACCTCTACCTGCACTCGGCGCTGGTGCAGTCGCGCAAGATCGGCCGCAACCCGGAGGCGATCCGGCGGGCCTGCAAGTACAACCTGATCGACACGACGGTGGCGCTCAACGCGGCGTTCTTCGTCAACGCCGCGATTCTGGTGATGTCGGCGGCGACCTTCTACACGCGCGGCATCGAGGTGACCGAGATCCAGCAGGCCCACACGCTGCTGGCGCCGCTGCTGGGGACCGCCGTGGCTTCCACGGCCTTCGCCATCGCCCTGCTCTGCTCGGGGCAGAGCTCGACGCTGACCGGCACGCTGGCGGGACAGATCGTCATGGAAGGGTTCCTGCAGATCCGCCTCAAGCCCTGGGTTCGGCGGCTGATTACCCGCTCCATCGCGCTGATCCCGGCGGTCATCGTCATCGCCATCACCGGCGAGAGCGGTACCTACAAGCTGCTCATCGTCAGCCAGGTGATCCTGAGCCTGCAGCTCCCCTTCGCCATCATTCCTCTGATCCAGGTCACCAGCGACCGCAAGCGCATGGGAGAGTTCGTCAGCGCGCGCTGGGTGCGCGTCCTGGCGTGGATCTCAGCCGCCATCATCATCGCGCTCAACACCAAGCTGGTCTACGACCTGCTGGTGGAATGGATGGCACTGCCGCCGCCGGCCTCCACCTGGACGAAATTCGTCGCCCTGCCGATCGTCGTTGCCTGCCTGGGGCTGCTCCTCTACATCACGGTGCGTCCCTTCCTGCCCGGCCGCCGCGCGACGGGCGTGCCTGTTCCCCTGGAGGCCTCGGAAGTGCTCAGCGGCCTCGTCGTCCCGCAGGTAAAGGCCGCCGGACTGGCGCTGGATCGCTCGGTCAACGACAAGGGAGTCCTCGCCTACGCCTTCGGCCTGGTGCGGGATCCCAGCACGGAGCTGGTGCTCATCCACGTCCTGGAAGGGGTCGGCGCGCAAGTCTACGGCAGTGACGCCGAAGGGAAGGATGCCGCGGAGGCGCGGCGCTATCTCGACTCGCTCGTGGCCGATCTGCAGCTGCGCGGCATCCGGGCCCGCTCCATCCTGGGCTACGGAGTTCCCTCCAACGCTCTTGTGGAGATCGCCAAGCAGAACAAGCTCGATCTTCTGATCCTGGGCGGTCACGGCCATCGCCTGCTGGGCGACATGATGAAAGGCCAGACGATCTCCTCCGTCCGGCACGCCGTCACCATTCCGGTGGTCACGATCCGCCAGCCTCAGGGCAGCGAACCCTCCGTCCCCTAG
- a CDS encoding metal-dependent transcriptional regulator has protein sequence MSDVVDDYLKAIYQLGREKRPVGTSAIARRLGVAEASVTGMIRKLADRKLLRHTPYRGVRLTPEGEAAARRMVRKHRLWELFLVEHLKFGWEEVHRHAERLEHATDDELERRLFEMLGRPSRDPHGDPIPALHGPSADDTPPVRLATMKEGARGEILRCLDQDAELLEHLRGMGIEPGRRFRISGVAPFGGPISLVLGRRRVQIGPVVASALEVREMRKTG, from the coding sequence ATGAGCGACGTAGTCGACGACTACCTCAAGGCGATCTACCAGCTGGGGCGCGAGAAGCGTCCGGTCGGCACCTCGGCCATCGCGCGGCGGCTGGGAGTCGCCGAAGCCTCCGTGACCGGCATGATCCGCAAGCTGGCCGACCGCAAGCTGCTGCGCCACACCCCCTATCGCGGTGTGCGCCTGACCCCCGAAGGGGAGGCGGCGGCGCGCCGCATGGTACGCAAGCACCGCCTCTGGGAGCTGTTCCTGGTCGAGCACCTGAAATTCGGCTGGGAGGAGGTGCACCGGCACGCCGAGCGGCTGGAGCATGCCACCGACGATGAGCTCGAGCGCCGGCTGTTCGAGATGCTGGGCCGTCCGTCGCGCGATCCGCACGGCGATCCGATTCCGGCGCTGCACGGCCCCTCCGCCGATGACACGCCTCCGGTCCGCCTCGCGACGATGAAAGAAGGAGCGCGCGGCGAGATCCTGCGCTGCCTCGATCAGGACGCAGAGCTGCTGGAGCATCTGCGCGGCATGGGGATCGAGCCGGGCCGCCGCTTCCGCATCTCCGGCGTGGCGCCTTTCGGCGGGCCCATCAGCCTGGTCCTGGGACGACGGCGGGTGCAGATCGGCCCGGTGGTGGCCTCCGCCCTCGAGGTAAGGGAGATGAGGAAGACGGGATGA